A section of the Humulus lupulus chromosome 2, drHumLupu1.1, whole genome shotgun sequence genome encodes:
- the LOC133817361 gene encoding probable serine/threonine-protein kinase PBL7 isoform X1, which translates to MEVDDEERRKERVVLVAIVVFASIAVASLLVALSYYCYIRNKVSRLGKNRSSEPHLILNPLFGSKGTATERADCESKTDFPNPQPQVTTTNSEKGLQVFTFKQLHSATSGFSKSNVVGHGGFGLVYRGVLSDGRKVAIKLMDQAGKQGEEEFKMEVELLSRLRSPYLLALLGYCSHSNHKVLVYEFMANGGLQEHLYPVSGSNALSLNLDWETRLRIAIEAAKGLEYLHEHVSPPVIHRDFKSSNILLDKNLHAKVSDFGLAKLGSDKAGGHVSTRVLGTQGYVAPEYALTGHLTTKSDVYSYGVVLLELLTGRVPVDMKRPTGEGVLVTWALPRLTDREQVGQIMDPALEGQYSMKEVIQVAAIAAMCVQPEADYRPLMADVVQSLVPLVKAHKSSPKVGNSSSFHLTKSPTTTQVPGKVSV; encoded by the exons ATGGAGGTTGATGATGAGGAGAGAAGGAAAGAGAGAGTGGTACTGGTGGCCATTGTTGTGTTTGCTTCAATAGCAGTGGCTTCACTACTGGTGGCGCTGAGTTACTACTGTTACATCCGGAACAAGGTTTCAAGGCTCGGGAAGAACCGCTCAAGTGAGCCTCATTTAATCCTTAATCCTCTGTTTGGTAGCAAAGGAACTGCAACAGAAA GAGCTGATTGTGAAAGTAAAACTGACTTTCCAAATCCTCAACCTCAAGTTACTACTACTAATTCCGAAAAAGGGCTCCAAGTTTTCACCTTTAAGCAGCTGCATTCTGCAACTAGTGGTTTCAGTAAGTCAAATGTGGTTGGGCATGGTGGGTTTGGGTTAGTATACCGAGGAGTGCTGAGTGATGGACGCAAAGTTGCAATTAAGCTGATGGATCAGGCTGGAAAGCAAGGAGAAGAGGAATTTAAAATGGAG GTGGAATTACTAAGTAGACTGCGCTCTCCATATTTGCTGGCTTTGCTTGGGTACTGCTCGCATAGTAATCACAAAGTTTTGGTGTACGAATTTATGGCAAATGGTGGTCTACAGGAACATTTGTACCCTGTTAGTG GTTCTAATGCTCTGTCTCTAAATTTGGACTGGGAGACACGGTTGAGAATCGCCATTGAAGCTGCAAAGGGTTTGGAATATCTCCACGAACATGTCAGTCCTCCTGTGATTCACAGAGATTTTAAGAGCAGCAACATTCTTTTGGACAAAAATTTACATGCCAAAGTTTCTGATTTTGGATTGGCCAAGCTCGGGTCTGACAAAGCTGGAGGGCACGTCTCCACTCGAGTATTAGGCACACAGGGATATGTTGCCCCTGA GTATGCATTAACGGGACATCTTACAACCAAGTCAGATGTGTATAGTTACGGGGTTGTCCTTTTGGAGTTACTAACTGGCAGAGTTCCAGTTGATATGAAAAGACCTACTGGAGAAGGCGTTCTTGTTACTTGG GCTTTGCCCCGGCTTACTGACAGGGAGCAGGTTGGACAGATCATGGATCCTGCACTTGAGGGTCAATACTCGATGAAGGAGGTTATTCAGGTGGCGGCAATCGCTGCAATGTGTGTACAACCAGAGGCAGATTACAGACCGCTGATGGCAGATGTCGTGCAGTCCCTTGTTCCGTTGGTGAAGGCTCACAAGTCAAGTCCAAAGGTAGGTAACTCTTCCAGTTTCCATCTGACAAAATCACCCACCACAACCCAGGTCCCTGGTAAAGTAAGTGTATGA
- the LOC133817361 gene encoding probable serine/threonine-protein kinase PBL7 isoform X2: MEVDDEERRKERVVLVAIVVFASIAVASLLVALSYYCYIRNKVSRLGKNRSRADCESKTDFPNPQPQVTTTNSEKGLQVFTFKQLHSATSGFSKSNVVGHGGFGLVYRGVLSDGRKVAIKLMDQAGKQGEEEFKMEVELLSRLRSPYLLALLGYCSHSNHKVLVYEFMANGGLQEHLYPVSGSNALSLNLDWETRLRIAIEAAKGLEYLHEHVSPPVIHRDFKSSNILLDKNLHAKVSDFGLAKLGSDKAGGHVSTRVLGTQGYVAPEYALTGHLTTKSDVYSYGVVLLELLTGRVPVDMKRPTGEGVLVTWALPRLTDREQVGQIMDPALEGQYSMKEVIQVAAIAAMCVQPEADYRPLMADVVQSLVPLVKAHKSSPKVGNSSSFHLTKSPTTTQVPGKVSV; this comes from the exons ATGGAGGTTGATGATGAGGAGAGAAGGAAAGAGAGAGTGGTACTGGTGGCCATTGTTGTGTTTGCTTCAATAGCAGTGGCTTCACTACTGGTGGCGCTGAGTTACTACTGTTACATCCGGAACAAGGTTTCAAGGCTCGGGAAGAACCGCTCAA GAGCTGATTGTGAAAGTAAAACTGACTTTCCAAATCCTCAACCTCAAGTTACTACTACTAATTCCGAAAAAGGGCTCCAAGTTTTCACCTTTAAGCAGCTGCATTCTGCAACTAGTGGTTTCAGTAAGTCAAATGTGGTTGGGCATGGTGGGTTTGGGTTAGTATACCGAGGAGTGCTGAGTGATGGACGCAAAGTTGCAATTAAGCTGATGGATCAGGCTGGAAAGCAAGGAGAAGAGGAATTTAAAATGGAG GTGGAATTACTAAGTAGACTGCGCTCTCCATATTTGCTGGCTTTGCTTGGGTACTGCTCGCATAGTAATCACAAAGTTTTGGTGTACGAATTTATGGCAAATGGTGGTCTACAGGAACATTTGTACCCTGTTAGTG GTTCTAATGCTCTGTCTCTAAATTTGGACTGGGAGACACGGTTGAGAATCGCCATTGAAGCTGCAAAGGGTTTGGAATATCTCCACGAACATGTCAGTCCTCCTGTGATTCACAGAGATTTTAAGAGCAGCAACATTCTTTTGGACAAAAATTTACATGCCAAAGTTTCTGATTTTGGATTGGCCAAGCTCGGGTCTGACAAAGCTGGAGGGCACGTCTCCACTCGAGTATTAGGCACACAGGGATATGTTGCCCCTGA GTATGCATTAACGGGACATCTTACAACCAAGTCAGATGTGTATAGTTACGGGGTTGTCCTTTTGGAGTTACTAACTGGCAGAGTTCCAGTTGATATGAAAAGACCTACTGGAGAAGGCGTTCTTGTTACTTGG GCTTTGCCCCGGCTTACTGACAGGGAGCAGGTTGGACAGATCATGGATCCTGCACTTGAGGGTCAATACTCGATGAAGGAGGTTATTCAGGTGGCGGCAATCGCTGCAATGTGTGTACAACCAGAGGCAGATTACAGACCGCTGATGGCAGATGTCGTGCAGTCCCTTGTTCCGTTGGTGAAGGCTCACAAGTCAAGTCCAAAGGTAGGTAACTCTTCCAGTTTCCATCTGACAAAATCACCCACCACAACCCAGGTCCCTGGTAAAGTAAGTGTATGA